AAGGAATATGAAAAGAATGCATTTCACAGTGGCCAAAGGACCTAAAAATACCACTTTCACAGATCTTTGGACATCATGAAAAGATTCCTCAGCCGGAGATAGTGCTCTCAAGGAAATCATCCCTaggctgagctgcaggcacagaaagcTCTTGTGTTCAAAAACAGTGTAAGGAAGTTGTGTGTCAAAGGCCAATACTCAGGAGCAGCCATCTCCTCTGACATGGGACATTGCTTGTGGCTCCAGGGAACCCAGCAGGATAAAACACAGCCCACGAGTGGCAAGACCAGTGTTTCAGGATGATTCCAGGCTGGAGTGACAAAAGAGGTGAGAGCTGGGATCGAGGATGCCAATTAAGGACAAGGTTGCTTCTGGGACAGTtcatggggcttttttttccaagtgagcTGAATCCAGCAATAAGAAATCTCCTGTAGGAACTGCACTGATTTAAGATTAACCAGGTAAAGGGCAACCTTGATAGAGAAGTTCATGGGAAGGAGTCCAGGAGAATTTATTGCTTCAAAGATTTGATATTACATATGTGGAGTTTTTAGGGCACATACCCAGGTAAAACCAACCATGGATCACAGCAGAGGAGTCCCAGGGGGTTTTTATTCcacattaaaaagaatgaacgaactccttttctttttcttgactGGACTAACCTCTCAgtcctgtgtgtgctgggatAACATGTCCTGTGACTGCCTTTGGTTCCCTTGTTCAAGCATTCACAGTGGTGCTGGGGCTCTGCATCATCACAGGTGCACAGGTAGTGAGGGCATGTTATTTGAGATCTGTCCTATCCTCCCACATCCTTGACTCAGAGTACAGACAGGCTCTAAATGCTGTCTCCACACGGTCCTCAAATGCAGTCTGGGTCTCATCCCTGCTGACAGTTTTCACCAGCATGACACTCACTGGGAAGCCACTGGATGTGCCAATGGGATGGGAAATCAGGCTGCTTCTCATCCCTTGTACCTGGAACAAGACTGCCCACCTCAATTCTCATCAGAGGTGAGAGATGGGGGAACATGAGGgccagctgctgcagatcaGAGCTGAAAATGCTGGATGTTGTTCCTTCCCAGAGACCTAATCTTTACAGCCATCTACACCTCTCTCCCCTCTTCCTGTTCTCTTCCTGGGCATGCTACAGCTGAGCACAGGCTCCCATGGTCAGAAAAGCAGGTCATTAAGAGCTTTCTCTAATTGCCAGTGTATTTCTTCACCTTTACAACCAGTGATAAATTGACTTTCACTTGATCATCTTACTGTGCCCCATAGGCTCAGTCTGGCTCtcacctgctgccagcagtAGGGTGGCTGTGTTTGAACCAAAGCACAATCACCCACCCCAAAGTGCTCAGAAATTACCTTTGAAATACAAGAGGGAtataaaaatgaacatgttTGAAATGTGAATAACATATTTTAGTATCCTTTGCTTGGCTTTCAGAATGTGGTTACTTCAAGCCTTTAAGCTCCCTGGAATCATGGAAGCAAGTATTTATtcttcatgtttgtttttcttttaatgaaaattggGATTGTCATTCAGTCTTATGATTCCAGCACACGTGGCTTCAGGACAGACACCAGCTAGCACTGGGCTTGCCAGGAAATAGTGACAGCTGGCAACAGCATCAAACActtgtttgggctttttttctctataCACATATGCTTTGTGCTCAGAGCAACAGGGAGGTTAGCCCCTCGACTTGAAATAAATCCtcccagaagaaagaaatccatcTGTCTGGGAAaagttagaaaatatttttgcatttatttttcttttttttctttttttttttaatgaatacaAACTCTTGTGAAGAAATATTCTTCTGTTTCCATTGGAAGGCAGAAACCAGCAAAAATTAATGTACAATATCGAGGAATACTTGGTGCAAATGGACCAAAAAGGATTCCCCACAAGGTATGTCTACGTACAGGAAAAAAGGTTGCTGGAGTTGGAAAAGACAGCCTGGTTATTacagggttggggtttttttttcatttaatctcCCAATTATAAATAATCAATGtgatttacaaaataatttacagaaaatgatTGGATTCATCATTGCAATAAATTACTTGGTACGATGCCACCAGCATTGAGACCATACAATACCTCTGACACCGCCAGCATGAGGTGTTTCATTTTTGCATTGGAAATCAAGGGACagacctgcagctcctctggctgAGCTGGCTCAGATTTGTCCCCACCAGAGACCTCTTGGCAGCCATGGTTCCACCACCCTCATCCTCCCAAGAGGCCAGAAATGACTCAGGCCTGCAGTGGTGCAGGGCTCtgggtgctccagccctgctggcaccTGGAGAAGCAGGGGCTGGGTGCAGGAGGGCTCCTTTCCTGATTCCAGCTGTAAACCAAAGGTCAGATCTGCAGGGTTTTGGCACAGGCAGGCACAGagaaacagggacaggagggagcagagcagggcggGCAGACCCAAGGCTGGGGCAGACCCAAGGGGCTTGGGTGAGACAGGGTTATTGCTTGACCTCTGTCGCTTTTGTCTGCAGGACTCCAAGAACTGAATTTTTGAAGTTGGTGCTCTCAAACACTCTGAGGTCTGAATGAGTCATAACGAATTCTTATCATGTTAGGAAGACCTATAAATCTGTTATCAGCCACTCACTCTAAGCTGAAGGAGTGGCACTGCACTGGAGAAGTAGATTGTATGGCATATCCTAGCATTAAAGCTGGGTCTGAACTGAGATCCTGGGTCCCAATGCTCTCAGCAGTTGGGAAGCCCAAGAACTTGGTCCAATCTGTGAGGCTCAAGCTCTTCTCACCCTCATAGGTCTCTCCCCTTCCTACATCTTTCGCCCACTTCCTCCCAAATAGGCATCCAGTGGTCTTCTTCTGACTGCTGAGTAGCGGTAGTTGGACCAGTGATATTCTGGGCAGTGTTGCCAGCCTGTAAAGGGGGTCACCCCATCCCATTAGTGGAAATCTCTGGAATCCCATGGTCCTTCAAATTCCCAGGAGGCAGTGAGTGGTGCAAGGGAAGAGCTTGGCAGTGGTTGCCTCTCTGAGCATTGTGGTGAGAGGGCAGGCATGgcacagaaataacaaaacccTTCAAAAGGCAGTGGAGTATCTTGGCGGGCCAAACTTTGCCCCAGCATCAGCTGAAAAGATTTGTTAGACCTGGCTGGGGGGCTTAGTGTGCTGGAGGGTGACACCACACAAAGACCTGGGACTAGCCAAGGCTGAGGAGCAGTTctgccagtgctgcctgggCAAACCCCATGTGCTTCACCTGCTGTGATGCTCCTGGGGGAGCTTCCACCTCCACCAAGTCTGCCTGGACTGGGGACTGTCAGGGGGGCTGGCACGGCCGTGGGAGGGAAGCCCTCCACTCGCAATGCACAGGGAATTGCTTGTTCATGGGGTCTGGTGTGTGCTGAACCAGCACTGAGGTGACAGTGGGGCAACAGCCCATCCCCAGCCAGTCACTGTGACCTCCCCACAGAGGGAGGCAGGAATCTGGCTCTCCTTACAAGGACTGAGGGTTTCAGCAAGGCTTCAGCCTTAGTTCTGGGACTCGGGGCTGCCCGTGGCACGTGCTGTCTGTAGCTGCAGGCAGACAGCTTCTGGTGGTGGTCAGTCCAATAAGCAAGTCCGTGTGTTCATGCCCAGGGACCTCTGGGTGGCTTCTCTTTTCACAGTGGCAGAGTCAGTTCAGGCTTTTCTCCCACATGGTCTTCCAAAGGTGGTGTGTGGGCTGCTAGATGACCTCCTGTTTGGTGATGGcaggctgtgggatggaggTGGGCTGCTTTGCCACGGTGGCAATGGCTCCAGGGAGCAGCTTGTACTGCTCTGGTCCTGAGCTCGCGGGTGGAGAAGGCTGTGGAGTTTCTGGAGTAGCTGAAGAGGGAGAAACCAAATTAGAAGAGGGCCTCACAAACCTGACAGCACTGAGATCTCTCCTCAGTCGTGCAGGGTGCAGGtgtcagcacagcagaggctcTTAAGGGCTCGTGTGTTTGCTGTAGGGCAGCCCAGACACTCAGGCATGGTTTGATGCCCCAGGAGAACCACAATAACCAATATCAAATGAGGAGAGCTGCTGACGTTTTGGCCTGGACTGACCACATTTTTGGTCAGCCAAGGTCATCTCAGCACAAGGTCCCCAGTGGTGGCCCCATGTGGTGGGCCAGATTCTCCTGTGTTTTTGCAGAGGACAAACTGAGGTGTGTCTGAACCACTCAAGGGAAGGGAGCCTTTCCACTGATTTCACTAAGCTCTGGATGGGATCATTCATCCCTTAAGGGCTATGTAAAAGTTACTGTCTGCCAAGGACTATCTTGTTGAATCAGTTAGTCTGGCCTAATCTAATCTAACCCACCTCTCTGTTtgtctttccctcctttctgcaTAGGAATTTCTCACATGCTCATTACCAGAAACTTTGTCTTGCTTGCAAATTTCTGTGCAAGGTAGAAACTACCTCCACATGCACACTGAAAAGCTCCTGGTTTCTCCTGGGAGCTCTGTCTCTCTGGATATACTCACACATCTGCCCGTTGTGCATCTGAGGAGGCATTGTGTTGGCCACAATGACGTTTGTTCCCAGGTTCTCCTGGATCAGATGAGGGTGCAGGGGGTGGTGGGCGTGTGGCATTTCACTCGATGAGCCTAAGAACATGGATAAGACATTAATTGCCACAATGGCAGGAGACAATTTGGATGGGCAGACCCACCCAAGTGTCCAAGGCTTTGTGCATGACCAGCTTGTACAGAGGTGACTAGAGCAcacccttcccttttttctccatgGATGCCTTGAACTAACTaacccctgcctgctgcctgcatgTCCTCTTATGCAGGGTTATATACTCCTGAGTCCCACCTCCATGTAAAGAATAGCACAGTGGGaacttttgcattttgttttgtctcaTTGGATGATCCCACTAGAAAATCTGGCACATTCTTTCAACCTGAGCTTTAAGacctttttgttttgatgaGTCCCTTCTGACAGAGGAGGATTGGTGAAATGGCTGCCTGGTAGGAGTCTGGGGAGTGCACAGAAAAGCTTGTCCATGTGCAGAGGGCTGGGGATGCCTCTGTAAATAGAGGCATAGCTAATGCATCTGTTTAGGTGAGGAGAGATAGAGGACCCTTGGTTACCCCTGTCAAGGACAGGGGAGATGATTTTGTGTGAGTTAAGGGCTGACCTGCAGACTGGCTGTCTCTAACTTTTCCAGACAGGGAGCAATGACTAAGGAGGTTCTCCAGGGGACAATAAACGGGGAACACTGAGAGGCCTCTTGTCAGACCCTCAAGTACTCAcctcccagcagcatctcctgcagcaggtTGTCAATCTTAGCCATGCCAAAGAGCTTGACGAACTGGATCTGCTCTATCATCTGCCAGGTGATGCTCTGCAGcacgggcagcagcagcagcagctccccgaAGCGGCCCCGCGAGTCGTACTGGCGGTCGTTGATGTAATCCTCCAGGCTCACCTGCACCTGGTACCGCATCCGCTTGATCTTGGACGGGTCGCTCAGTCCCTTGGCATCTGCAACAACCCACACAGCAAACTCGCCAGACTGCTCCCCTGGGGGCTGCCTGTCAGTGACAGCATGAAGtctgggcacagcctgaggTGAGCTGCCTCTGATTCCCCATCGGCTGCTGTGATGgacaatttttctcttcttagaCTGACTTCTCCCCTCCCTCTAAGAACAGTTTGGTTCAGAGAGGAGACCAGGCAGCATTTCTACCACTCAGAACCGGTGTTAGCCAGCATAACCCAGACTAGTCCCCTCTGAATGGTAACCCCTCACCAAGCTGGGGCATACCTGGGTCAAAGAAGATGATGGCTTTCAAGCAGGCATATTCATTGTCATCtatctgcagctcctggaagggGAGGACCAGCTCGTCCAGGATGCGGATGGCCACACGGTTCACCTCCACCAGCTCGGGGCAGTTCCGTGGGATGATGTGATCATTTCCTTCGGAGAAGCGGCACAGAGACCATCACCTTGTCATTGCTCAAGACTTATCCAGGGTGACAAGGAGTTCAAAATGCAGGTAACTAATGCTGAGATAATTTTGGGGGTGGAGGAATTAAGAAGTTCCTCCTTCTGCCCCTACCGTGTCTCAGAACACCAGAAATTCTGATCTGTATTTTCAGAGCAGCTTCTCATTACACAGGAGCCACTCAAGTGAGGAAAAGCTGACCAAGCAGTGAGAACTTTTTCCTCAATCCCGCCACAGCCTGCTTACACAAACCTCGGGGTGCACCATGAATGTTCACAGTCCCCAACTTTGCCACATGTTGTGGCCTTGATGTCAATGTCAGCCAGGCCTAGCTGCACTcaaaggctgtgctgggcttgCTAAAGTACAGAACAGCTCAAGCCACCATCCTGCAAAAAGGATGTCCACAAACACTGAACCACCCTCTCCTTCACCCCGGCAGGGAAGCGTCACAGAAGCAGatgggctgggagcagaagtGCAGTTTTTACCTAGCAGCAAGACATCCTTGAACACCATGGACCTCTTGGCAGCTCCCAGTAACAGATGCTCCCCTGCGTGTGCACGTAGCAGTGCTACCTGCAAGGGCAGGGAAAAGTTATTTGGGTGACGCAGAGACTGAGACAAGACTCTGATTTCATGTAAGCAAGAGGGAAAGCTCAGCATTCCTGTACTGCACTCAAGGATGGGGAGTGAGGGCCCCTCTTCAGTtacaggcagagaaagagatCAAAAAATGGGCTAAACCAGTTATAAATCCAGCAGAACCAACAGATAGTAGACAGCACCTGAAATATCCCATATTCAGGACACACGTCATGAGCAAGACCATCCTAGACTGTCCCAGGACCTCACACCAGTGTGGGACATGTTCACAGTGGGCTGTTTGCAGACAGCTCCTACCAAGCGCAGAACCAGGGACCACACTCCATCCTGGGAAGTGGGGAGAAGTACAATCCCCTGCTGTTGGACACCTGCTGTCCCTctgggctgtgcccagctcccactgaaatcaCACTCAATGGGGACCCATGTCCAGCTGGCTGGTGGGGTCACCCCCTGGCCATTCGTCCCCTCCACAGCCACAGGAATTGGGGACAGGGAAGCCAAAGGGATGTTTTTCTCCCCTGCTGTTAATGATTGAAGTGTTTCATCTTACACCCTCCAGTGGCTCCTGAGAATGTTCTGAATCTTTTGCCCTCCTTCAGTTAAAAATTTCAGAGATTTaggcagaaagaaaagttaaCGATTGGACATCCTGACACAGAGGCTTCTTAATGTCCAGCCAGGagcttctgctggagaaaacaaTCATTAAACATTAATAGAGAAATGCTGAAAAGTATGTCCTGATGGGAATGGTCCCCTTTTCTGGTGTGTTATCCTCAGCATCTGACAAAGCCAAGAGAAGTCTTACCCTACTAGAAATGCCAGGAGAATGTATCACCCACAGAAGAGAGCTCTGGTTAGGAAAGATGCTGATGTCTAGGAGAgggatgtggggtttttttttgcagatgGTAAAAAAGGTTATGCAAAATCAACAGAGTGGAGATCCTTGCAAAAAGACTGTGCACACATGATACTGGGGAATCTTTATCTAGATGCCAAAATCTAGCCTCTCTCTATCGCTGTCCAAACATGGGTGGATATGTTAGCTGAGCTGCTTGGAATGACCAGAGCTGCACAAAACTGATCTTTCCTACCTGATGAAACTTCGACAAGGAGAAAACTGCAAGTCCCAGGGGGGAGTGAAGCTCTCACCTAGAAATTTCCTGCCTAATTCAAATTCAAGAAGGTTCAGTTTGTAACTACCTTTTTTGTGTCCATAAAATTGGCTTGTTTGAGCAGGGTTAAAGTCAATTATTTCAACAAGGCAAAACCATCTCATTTGATATTGGTTCTTGCAGTGATGAACCTGAGATACATCATTTCACATCATTTGTGAGCTAGGATAAATAGACAGGTGTAACACAATGAAGATGAACTTGAACTTTGAGATGAAATGGCTTTGCCCCACCAAACACAGtaattttgacattttagtGCAGAAGGAGAATGAGGGGTTGGGTATGATCTTTTCTACAAAAGATGTATTTCATGCCTGTGGAGCAGCCTCTCCCTTGTGGGAAGGCAGGGTTGAGACTGTGTCATctttaggttttgttttctcctttgagGAATTTTGCAGCCCCACAGCTGTAAAATGAGCTCATGTGGAAGTTGCTGTAGTTTGCAGAGTTATTGGCCAGGTTTAGGGCCTCTGTTCCAAATGGCACAAGGATGTGATGGGttgtgcagagctgccccagggctgtgctgggctgcagcctgtTTACTGTGTAAATGGCATTTGCCATTGGAGTCCATTTTGGTTTCACTAATTTATGAATTGTATTTTCCTTAGCAATTTAACAGATTtcttataatttaaaatgattTTGCACTTGCACACAatagaaaagaaggaaacatgCTCCCATTTTAAGAGCACTGAATTCCCCAGAGCTCTGGGTGCTACTGGGTGGTTACTAAAGAGCTCACATTTAGGATTTAGGGGGTTTTGATCAGCTGGATTCTCTCAACTGGAcatcctttttcttcattatatAAAAATTACCCCTAGGCCAATGGGGCTGGAGACTGGTCCTAGCTGAAGAGAACACATGCTGGATTTGTGACTGTACCCTGGGCAGATTGGAAATACCTTCCTACCTGTGACAGGacctgtgctggccctgccaGAAGTGCTATCACAGCCACACGTGCTGGTCAAGGCTGGGCACATATCATGTCCTTCAACACCTGCTGCAGACCTCTGAAATTTAGACTTACACAGGAGGCATTTCCTGCCTGAGATCCTGCAGTGCAGTTCTACAGAGGACACCAAACCCACTGTGCTTATCTTCGTTAGGGAACCCGCAAATGTCATGTTAGTAATTTCTgttaaatgcaaatatatgcTTGCTTTTTAATCCTGGATAAAGATTTTCTACTGCCTTGGGAGCAAACTAGTGTTTAGCTTCAAAATTCCACACTGGGAGCATGGATACAAACATATTCCCAGGTGGGAAGCAGCAAGAGACAGGCAGATTTTAAGTTTTGGGCAGACCTTAGGCCAGAAATCTGTCATGCTAATTCTGATTACCCCAAGCATTTGTATAGCACTTCAGGCTTTCAAAGTGCTGCGCAAACTATAATTAATAAATGACTGGGTGACCCCAAAATGCTCATCTGATATGGGACCTAATTCGAGCTCAGTGTTATCTGGCTGTGCTCATCGGCTGATTAGCAGCACATGCAAGTGGCCCGTGCTGGCATTGTATGGATGCCTGGCCTGTGCTGCCATTGTATGGATGCTGTTCCCAATCAGCTGCAGCAGTCAGGATAACAGAGTGCACAATGAGCATTTTCTTTGAAGGTCTCAGCTGGCTCTGGCTCCCCACTGCCTTTGCCAGGGCAGAGCGAGGTGGGGTGGATGGGGGGACTTGCCTGGTCATCCAGGGGCAGCTCACAGAAGGGGGGGATGTACTTGGCCCActccaccagcaccagcagctgctgcttcatgGACTCACACACGTCGGAAATATTGGCAATCTTTTTCCCTCGGATGTCTCCGTTGATCACAGGAACCGGGGATGATATctggaaggagagaagagacccttcagctggcagtgccacacAGGAAACACAGACAGGAAAATCCCCAGCCCATGGGTTGTGTTGATGAAGACTCCAGAATCGacaattacttttttctgttgCACAAACCCAGCTACCAGAATAGGTGACCCAGCAAGACTCATTTAAACTGAGATCAGCTGGGGATCTGTGAACATGaaatgctgcagagcagaggctgtggaTCATCTTGGTAAACTGTAATTCCCTGAATAGACtggaaagcacagaagaaaCATTCCTAAAACCAGGATCTTCCTCCCACTGAACAAATGTGCTCAGTCAAGATCCAGGAGGGAACAGAGGGGCTGGCATGGCAGTCGGCCTCACCAGTAGAAAGGACATGTCCACCTACTGCTGCTGCACAAGCTACTTGGTCCCACCAAAGTGCAGAGAACTGTTCCCCCTTCCACCCTTCTCCAGAGCCAGTGCTTGGCCAGAGCTGCCGTGTCTGCTTTCCACAGGAGGCAAGCAGGCTCTGCCCCACTCCTGAGTCATCATGAGCACACCAGGCCACAGCTTTCCAGGTCTGGCATTGCTTTCTGTGAGCACCAGGTCATTAGTATTTGACATCATCCACTTTGAATAGCTAAAGACAGACTTTAAAGATAACAGTCTCCCACCTCCCACTGGCTTTTAGGTCCTTTTGGCAAACCTGGGCAAGTGCAAACATGCCCACAATACAAGCCACAGTTGGACCACATAATGGCGAATTATTTGTGATTGCAACTGGGCCCATTTCATTTGCAAAGGACAGGCCTGACAAGTCTGCAAGTACTGTCACACAGTTGGACAGAACATCCCCCCCAAACCAGGCACCCAACCTCCTCCCTGGCTCTCATTCATAGCTGCTCACCCAGGTCATCTAAAAATTTGCCCTTAGTCACTACTTTATCCTCATGCTTCTGTAAGCAATTAACTCAACCCCATCACTGCCCTCTGCCTGCCCTCTGTGCTCTTGTACAGCATCAGCTCTTCCTGTCCTATTCCTGCCAGCATTTTCAGCTTGGACCCTGCCAGCCTCCCCAAGGAAATGGAATTCAAATGccacctgcatttttttttttattttttcaggttgCATTACCTGGAGGCTTTCCAGCTCACCAGCTATTATTGAATAAATAAGATTGTAAAAATCTCACCATGCATTACCCTAATCAGAGGGCCCGGAAGGCttagcaaataaataaagaccTCTGAGTGAGTGACCCTAGATCTTGGAGaaagcagctcctcagcagtATCTTGTTCTAATTAGCCAGGCACATAAAAGTTACCAATTACCGTGCTGGAGCCTGCCTTGTTTAATGAGtctctctgtgctctgtgggAGAGCAGAAGCTCCCCTAGATTTGTCAATGGTTGTGGTTTTTATCAGCAGACCCTGCTTACATGTGATGGCACTGCAGGACTCTGAGCCCCGGAAACGTCCTTCTCTTGTACATTTGGTGACTCGAGACCCCATTATCTCACACCTCTGGGAGCGGCACCAATCTTATTTTTATAGggtatataaatatattaggGCCTACATAGGACAAGTTGAGATGTGGGATGAGATTGGATATGCTTTTTGTGTACAAGATTGGCCCTTGGCCCTTCTGACATATCCCCTCCATGGGGAAGTGGACCTTACAGCCTGAGCCTAATGTGGAGCCCAGAGCACAGCACGTCCTGtcctggagcatctcccaggGCAGCCTTCAGGGTAGCGTGACCCTTGAAGCAGCATGGACTGCCAACTCAACCCCCTGTTCATCTTCCCCAGGACACAGAGTGCtcttctccccagctcccaTGAAGAGTGGCAGCTCTTGCCTCCAGGACAACTCCATCCTCATCGCTTGTTCTCACAGACAAACCCTCCCTGCAGACTGTG
The nucleotide sequence above comes from Corvus cornix cornix isolate S_Up_H32 chromosome 20, ASM73873v5, whole genome shotgun sequence. Encoded proteins:
- the HNF4A gene encoding hepatocyte nuclear factor 4-alpha isoform X3; protein product: MNGSRYDLFQETPDTSPSEAANLNSSSSIGVSALCAICGDRATGKHYGASSCDGCKGFFRRSVRKNHMYSCRFNRQCVVDKDKRNQCRYCRLKKCFRAGMKKEAVQNERDRISTRRSSYEDSSLPSINALLHAEALAQQISSPVPVINGDIRGKKIANISDVCESMKQQLLVLVEWAKYIPPFCELPLDDQVALLRAHAGEHLLLGAAKRSMVFKDVLLLGNDHIIPRNCPELVEVNRVAIRILDELVLPFQELQIDDNEYACLKAIIFFDPDAKGLSDPSKIKRMRYQVQVSLEDYINDRQYDSRGRFGELLLLLPVLQSITWQMIEQIQFVKLFGMAKIDNLLQEMLLGGSSSEMPHAHHPLHPHLIQENLGTNVIVANTMPPQMHNGQMSTPETPQPSPPASSGPEQYKLLPGAIATVAKQPTSIPQPAITKQEVI
- the HNF4A gene encoding hepatocyte nuclear factor 4-alpha isoform X1, with protein sequence MRLSKALIDMEMADYSAALDPAYTTLEFENMQVLAMGNDTSPSEAANLNSSSSIGVSALCAICGDRATGKHYGASSCDGCKGFFRRSVRKNHMYSCRFNRQCVVDKDKRNQCRYCRLKKCFRAGMKKEAVQNERDRISTRRSSYEDSSLPSINALLHAEALAQQISSPVPVINGDIRGKKIANISDVCESMKQQLLVLVEWAKYIPPFCELPLDDQVALLRAHAGEHLLLGAAKRSMVFKDVLLLGNDHIIPRNCPELVEVNRVAIRILDELVLPFQELQIDDNEYACLKAIIFFDPDAKGLSDPSKIKRMRYQVQVSLEDYINDRQYDSRGRFGELLLLLPVLQSITWQMIEQIQFVKLFGMAKIDNLLQEMLLGGSSSEMPHAHHPLHPHLIQENLGTNVIVANTMPPQMHNGQMSTPETPQPSPPASSGPEQYKLLPGAIATVAKQPTSIPQPAITKQEVI
- the HNF4A gene encoding hepatocyte nuclear factor 4-alpha isoform X2, with the translated sequence MVNVSTQLSAKMEAPYDTSPSEAANLNSSSSIGVSALCAICGDRATGKHYGASSCDGCKGFFRRSVRKNHMYSCRFNRQCVVDKDKRNQCRYCRLKKCFRAGMKKEAVQNERDRISTRRSSYEDSSLPSINALLHAEALAQQISSPVPVINGDIRGKKIANISDVCESMKQQLLVLVEWAKYIPPFCELPLDDQVALLRAHAGEHLLLGAAKRSMVFKDVLLLGNDHIIPRNCPELVEVNRVAIRILDELVLPFQELQIDDNEYACLKAIIFFDPDAKGLSDPSKIKRMRYQVQVSLEDYINDRQYDSRGRFGELLLLLPVLQSITWQMIEQIQFVKLFGMAKIDNLLQEMLLGGSSSEMPHAHHPLHPHLIQENLGTNVIVANTMPPQMHNGQMSTPETPQPSPPASSGPEQYKLLPGAIATVAKQPTSIPQPAITKQEVI